From the genome of Phlebotomus papatasi isolate M1 chromosome 2, Ppap_2.1, whole genome shotgun sequence:
tggaaatttcctataaaactgaaccggttccaaacggttttgaatcggtaatgaaccggttcacaaccgataaataatttttctacgaaattcaattaaattactcctgaggtgtattttgggaaatattttgagtgatttataaatcggttgtgaaccggtaatgaaccggttatttaccgaaaagtaacttttgtttaaacataatttttattacattttgtggaatctattgagtgatttataattcgattcaaatcggttgagtaccggtaaaccgtaagtgatgcgaaagtacttttgaggtatagcatctacgtcacgatttcgagcatttcgcaaagcctgggacgttttgccaccccttttttcatGATTCCAACATAATTTTTGTCTTGAGTCTTATTCGATGGACTGCTATTGAATGGATGGCGCGATATATCACATTTCAACTCTGGTTACTCCAAATAATTTTCATAGTCTATTAATAAGCCACAAAATGTTTAGCACTGTTCTTTTACTTATTATCTTCCTCTTGGCTCGCATTTTTATTTTCAGGGTGACAAGAGGAAAGCGTCGCAAAAGTCATCACCAGGTGATTCCAGTGAGAAGAAGAGTGATTAGGCTAAATTTCAAATGGGGACAGGGAATTGCAGAAAATCATGAGAAAGTGCATTGGTGGTAaagtaaaacaatattttcttcaagttttttttgttttgtttgtaTTTGAAATGGAAAAaggagatataaaaaaaaacaagaagaatacATAACTTTTCAAAGTACAAATATCaggaatgtaaaaaaaaacacacacaaattaattaattaatttatttgagagAGGTTCTTtcggggatttttttttattttttagaaagacTTGTTAAggtgtattttcttttttttttaaattagattttaagGGGAAGGATTTGAACATAATAGATATTAGGGAGAATTTTATAGGTCTTTTTTTGCTGTATTAGCTGAGTTAGTGtcacttttttatatatattaatttttttattttcttgatttattgtgtaaatttgttatattttgtcatataagttctttttttgcttttccTACACGTTGCTCTCTCTCTCGCTTCAGCGCAGTCTCAAGAATTTTCTAACTAATCTTCCGTCACGTTTTCTTTTCACTCTAGCTCAGAGGTAAAAGGAATTTGTCAAAATCCTGTATTTTAGGGTTgctaatttgataaaaaaaaatatctgtagAGAAATACTCTaccatttggatttttttgggaAAGTTTGCTAAATCAATTaagaaattagtaaaatttactaagtTTTGTAAATTTCTTACGTTCTTCGGCATCTTAAAGAGCGTttacaaatgtttttttattaatgatgttcttggaaaaaaataaataaataattaaaaaacaaatgctTTTGgcatttaaattgtaaaatttgttattttagcAAAACTTTTGTAAGAATTCTTCCTTAAAAATAGAGGTATTAAGCTTTATATTGTGCTTTCAAAGAAAAACGTCTTTTGTACAAATTTgtcttaaaatgatttcacaataatttaatagctatttttgatttaacaaacaaatttgcaaaattaacaaaatttaactAACGTTTTACGTTATTTACAAACCACTTTACAATATTTCAGAACaaggattttacaaaataaaattattttcaaatgacatttttttcggaatttgttttgttattttaacaaaacacttgttaaaaaatttatctcaaaaagacaataatattttagaggtccaaataaaaaaaataagtgtgATTATGATGGAATCACACCTAGAAAAcgagattttgcaaaaatttctgattaAAAGCATTCCGAAATACTTCGAAagtcaaattttgtatttcaacaaaacaattTGTAATATTAACAAAGTTTAACAAAATCTTCtaaatttataacaatttttcaaaagtatttttttaaatgaaagacTTTAGAAGTTTTTTGCAACAAAACTTTTGTGAAACAAACTTTCCTtatgaaattttgtattttaaacgAAGAAGTTTGTAATAATAACaaagttttacaaattttttacatCGTAAACTTTTGAAAacgcttttcaattttttaacgaGACGTTTTTAGGGAATAAACGGGATTTTTAATAACAAATTGTTATGatatttcaaattataaaattgtccTTTTAACAAAACATTTGTAAAAACCCTGAAATTAAGgttattttgacaaatttttaacctCTGAGTGGGATTGTGGGGATTCTGCGTGTGGGGAGTTGATCTTTGACTCACTTCCTCAGGCGACTCCTGAGGAGGGCGCTCTGACCACCAACGGGTGGTGGTTGTGTTTGGGCTTTGGTGGTGGAGGCCGCTGTGGGGCGCATAAAATTGTTTCGGCGACTGGCCACGCTGATGCCCTGGGTATTTGGTAACTTTGATCCGGACAGGGTCCGGAAAGTGGTCCCATTGGCTAGATTGTCTGTTGAGGGGGAATTTTTTGCGTAGCCGGTCGTTTGGGGCTTTACGCGAAGGGATGTGCTGCCAATGCTGGAGGTGCTGGAACTACTACGACTGGCCGGGACCCGAGAAGAACTCCCGGACAGTCGAAGTGAGGCACTCTGAAGAGGTTTCTTCTCTTGGAGTGGTGTACTGGAGAATCTCGATGGAGGGGGTTTTGCTGGAAGTCTCTTAACCGTACTGGTAGAAACTCCGCTATTTAGGGATGATCTTGATGATCTCAGACTGCCCCTGGAGCCACTTCTTTCAACATTGCGACTCGATAGACTGGTAACTGATGACTTGGAGTCATTCTTTCTCAGGGAATTCCTCCTGAATACGGGTTTTGTGGCGGAAATTGATGGTGCTGATGGACTATTTCGCATTGAATAGGTTCGTTTTGGCATTAAATCACTGATTCTCTTAGGCCCATCCACACTCTGCTCACTTATTATTCCACTTGGTTTCTCCCTCAAATTCACCTGGGGATCTGTATTCTCATTACCCGAACTCGTCTCCTTGCCCTGAGATAGGGTATCTGACACTAGGCTCTGTGATTCCTCAAATCCCTCATCGTTGAATTCACAAGTGGAAGTTTTTGTCGCACTGCGAACACCCTCACCAGCCTTCTCGCCAATCTGGAAGCGTCTTGGGTTTTTCAGAGCAGTCTCGGACTCATCGAGACTCTTCAAGCGCTCCTGCCACCTTTTCAGCCGGGCCTCCTTGTCCTCCAACGTGAACTGTTTCTTCTCCAACGACACAGGTTTCGAAGATTCCACATATATCTGCGTTTTAGGAACTTCCTCAGCAGCTGGGACGTCTTCTGCATTGTTCGCCATGTTAAAGTTAGATCTCTTAAATCTCCTGGTCTTGCGTGCTGATGAGAACCTGTCAAACTGTCCAGTACCCAAAAATTCGGCATCGTTGAAGTTGTCTCCAGTTCCCAGGAGACTCTTTCTGGGCGTTGGTGGTGTTTCTATGTTGTCTGCATCAATGTCATCCTTTTTCCTCAAATCAGACGTCAAGATTGGAGGAGACTTCTGACCAGGATCTCGCTGACCTAGAGTCGATATGAGTGACTTTCGAGGGGAGTTGTCGGGACTCGTAATTCTCGGTTCTCGTGGTTTTGGTTGAGATTCTGCAAATGAACTCATACGGATTAATCAGGTACACACTGAGATCAAGGAATATAAATCCTACCTTGTATGGCCTCAATCGTGCCAACCACGTCGGTTATTTCGATGGTATTGGAAGGTTTCCACTTCATAGGAGTTCTTCTAGGTGTCACTTCGTTCTGGGATACCTTCTCTTCCGGAAGAGGATCAAGTTTTCGTTCATTTTctacaaataataaataaaattatcgtTATAATGTTCCTAAGGGGACCCCTTACAAAAAATTACCTGAATCTTAAAGACTCAGGAGGATcacctccttccgggtgcgtcagtggtgtttctcttttcagggaCACGAAAAACCCACAGGAATCTTTGCCAGAGCTTTCGGCGCTGCAGTGCGCCTTTCTTAGTAGTCAAACTGTGGTCAAGAAGGCGCACTGCAGCGCCGAAAGCTCTGGCAAAGAATCTCCTGTGTTTTTCGTGtccctgaaaagagaaacaccactgacgcacccggaaggaggtgATCTCCCTGAGTCTTTAAAATTCTACATAATGTCAGTTACCACTCGAATGAATTACCTGAATCCTCTTCATAGGACTTCCTCTGAGAAAGGCGTTTCTTCCTGCTGTCTGGTTCATTGTGTTGAAGCCATGTTTGGATCTTTTCATGCCATTCTTTCGAAATTCTTGGCTTAACTTCCTCAGCAGGTGTGTCCTTTTCAATGGTCGGAATGGGAATGGGATTTGGTTGAAGAGGAGATGAGGGTGAATTTGCTCTCTCCCGATCAGCTGTAAAGTCCACATGGAAGAGATCTGGACGTTTTTTAATCCCATTCTCTGCTCTTGCTCGACGGGCCCACGAACGATCGAGACTCCCGTAGGATGTCTTTCGTTCGCGCGAAAAGTTGTCGTGTCCTGATGATCGAAGGAAGTCCATTAGGCTCTCGTCTTCGTTGAGATTTCGACTCTTTCTACGTCTCAGTGTGCCTTCGGGTGAGGGTCCAGGATCCTTAGGAGACGCAAGGTCGTTGTTGTTCGTAAATGATCCTATTCGACGACGCTGTAGAGCCGGACTTCCTGTCAGAAGATTCGGATCGAGGATTTGACTGTCGAGTCCCAGGGAAAGGTCCGGTGTCACTTGAAAAAGAAGGGATAGATATAGCAAAAAGATCCTAGAATCTAAATAGGAAAGCCTTACAATTCCTTCGTTTCATGGCTAGTTGATCCTCTCGCTGTTTCCTTCGGAAGTTAGCTTGTTGTTCCTGGATTCTTCTTCTCTCGTTGTCAACAACAGCCTGACGGAATTTTTCCCTAAAGTTTTGGAGGATTTTGAAGCACTCTTCAAGTTTGAAACTCTTCACTTCCTCAACGAAGAAGTCTGCTAGTTTGATCCGCGTCTTCTCCAGATCTAGCATATACCGTTCGAGAATGTGAACTTCCTGTTCGGATATCTTCAGGAATTCCACCATTTGCTTTTTAATGTCTACATCCGTATTCGGCGAATCAATATTCTTTTTGATCTTCTCAATCCTTCCTGCTAGGGTATAGAGTTCGTTGTTGAGTTGCTCAACGCTGGTCCTGAAATGATTTTAACCGTTAGGTACTTCTTATATTATCTTAACTCTGAGGTTTCATACTTTGCAGCATTTTCCAGGGTTGTCAGTTCTGAAGGGAAATCCAGGAGTTTCGGATTGGTTTTCTCAGCCTGAAGTGCTACATAATGAATTAGGTTCATTCCTGGTTTATTGGCACGGATGTCGGTTAGCTTCTGAAGAGAAGATAGCTTGACACCAGCTGCATTTCCTGCATACCCGCCAAAATTGAGAAAGTTTCCCATAACTAAGACCATATACAGGACTTCTTGCAGGGACTTATTGGTCATAAGGTCATCCCCTGCATACAACATGGCTCTTATGGCTGGTTCTAGGTATCCAACATTGGCTGCAAACTCCTCTTTCAGAAGCATACATTCGATACGAAGTTTGTAActgaaaatattgattttgtaTTCATTGGAGGCCTTTACTAACTAGGAACTTAGGATCACTTACTTAGACAGGTTGAGTAACTCCATTAGGAATTTTTCGGCATTACCTAATCTGGACTTGTCCCCGTCAAAAGATTTGAGCATATCTAATTCATCTACTTCTGGTAGGATCTTCAGTAGTCCCCTGAGTCTTTCGGCACCCACATCTTCATGTTCCCCATTTCTGATTAGACTGATGATATTTTCATTTGAGCTACGGAATTGCTTAAGGAAGATATTGACGTTCAGGCTTCTCTTTCCATCTAATAGACTAATCTCAgaattttctttcttcttcCGCTCGAGGGTATCTGTCTTGTCCCGGCCTAGCTTTGGCGATGCTTGGGGATTTGGTGTCATTTGCTGGCAGAAGAGATCTTCAATCTCCTCAAAATCCAGTGTTTTAGTCTGATCCTTAGTGCTGTGCGCGGACGCCAGAGAGGACCAGATATTGTGTTTGCCTAGGATCCTATTGGATGGGATTTTGTTCCAGTTGATGGTTTTCATTTTACTTCGTGGAACTGGGGTTTCTTGCTGTGGTAGCAACTGCTGCGGTTCTGTCGAGGGTGGTTCTGGGGTTTTGGGCTGGGGCACCTGAGCGGTTTGTACAGGGGCTTTTAGGGTAGCAGCCATGGGTGGTGGTGGTGGAGGGATTCCCATAGGTTTGACTTCAGTCATGGCTGGAGGGGGCGGTGGCGGTGGTAGGCCCACTGCGGGTGGAGGGGGAGGTGGGGGCGATGGAAGAGAACCTTGGGCTATTGATTGTTTCCTTGTAGCCCCAATATCTGTTCGACAATGTGGGCAGACGATTTTCTGGACACTTGGGGCTCTCAGTAGCCTAACCGAATCTTCATGATTCTCCAGGAGTGTTGCTCGATGAACTAGGGTCTCAGCGGTATCCCAAATTAGATCACTAACAGCTTCCTTAGGGTCGATCCGCAGCAAATGCTGAAGGATCGACAGAAACGGTATCCCCTGTGGTGTATCAGAAACTTGTCGTAGGATTGCATAGAAAACATCGAGGTGGGAATTTAGATTAATCCCATCTGGATCCTGAAGATTCTGGGCTTCGTCACTCTCACGTTGTTCATCGAAAACGTCCAATTGGACTTTGATGTCAGGAAGATTCTTTGCCAGTGGTCTCAAATTGTTGAGCACTGACAGAAGATTGAGCCCTATAAATTCATTGCGAACCTTTATTCGTCTCTGAAGAGTTGGGGCTGAGATTATTAAGCAGTTTATGAAGGCTAGCAGGGACATCTGGTACTCAGCTAGTGTGGCACTTTCGAGTTCTCGGACAATGATCCTGAAGCGGTAGCGCTCTTTTTTGAGATTCTGCAAAAGACGGATAAGTATTTAGTGTTTCTAGGATTTGTAGAGAATACCCAATGACTCACCATAAAGTGCTCAAGCGTTTCCAACGCACGGTTGTACCCCTCAGTACTGTAGGCACAGAGAGCTGATAAGAGTTCAAAGACTTGCTTCTTAACAGTGACATTGTCTGTATCTAAAGCGCTTCCCAACTTCTGAACGTAGTCCTTGTTGTCCACAATGTAGTCGAGTCCCGTTCGAGGATCCATCGCTACGGTTGTTTTCATTGCAGGTGGTTACTAAATTGAGAAACAATATATAAGTATTTGATTggtattttcattataatttgtAGTAGTGAAAATTACAATTATTGACCATATTCTAAGACCATGATTCTAAATATATTAAGATCTAAGGTAAGTTCAAAATCTTACatatcgaccgctcagaataagaatcGAACAACTCGCAGTAagtaaattttacaggagagcgatgtgaagctgaaattttacatgcagagtataggatttttgatgcgatttaaaatctctgtaactttgaaaatgattttctttcaaCGGAAGGTAGAGGATATAAAGAAGTAtacaaaaagcgaataaaacgatttttgtaaaaaatcgagttgttcgacttatattctgagtcgtcgatacATGAAATCTTGGTCTTAAAATTGAGCAAACAATTCAGAAATACCATTGGAGTGATAAATTTGTGacagttttctcaaaaattgaatgaaaataacATAAATAGTTTGTaatataataactatttttagtCAGTAGATCCATTGTTTTGACTATATTAAAAATTGCGATGAATCTTATATATAACAAGTTTTAAAGAAGGAACATTAATGAAAAggtaaaatttgattaatttttggtCTACGCCGTGATGTTCCGTATAGTTTTGTTGGACCCATGGGACTAAAATCcgtttttgatatatttttttttaaatggcgcC
Proteins encoded in this window:
- the LOC129803948 gene encoding inverted formin-2 — its product is MKTTVAMDPRTGLDYIVDNKDYVQKLGSALDTDNVTVKKQVFELLSALCAYSTEGYNRALETLEHFMNLKKERYRFRIIVRELESATLAEYQMSLLAFINCLIISAPTLQRRIKVRNEFIGLNLLSVLNNLRPLAKNLPDIKVQLDVFDEQRESDEAQNLQDPDGINLNSHLDVFYAILRQVSDTPQGIPFLSILQHLLRIDPKEAVSDLIWDTAETLVHRATLLENHEDSVRLLRAPSVQKIVCPHCRTDIGATRKQSIAQGSLPSPPPPPPPAVGLPPPPPPPAMTEVKPMGIPPPPPPMAATLKAPVQTAQVPQPKTPEPPSTEPQQLLPQQETPVPRSKMKTINWNKIPSNRILGKHNIWSSLASAHSTKDQTKTLDFEEIEDLFCQQMTPNPQASPKLGRDKTDTLERKKKENSEISLLDGKRSLNVNIFLKQFRSSNENIISLIRNGEHEDVGAERLRGLLKILPEVDELDMLKSFDGDKSRLGNAEKFLMELLNLSNYKLRIECMLLKEEFAANVGYLEPAIRAMLYAGDDLMTNKSLQEVLYMVLVMGNFLNFGGYAGNAAGVKLSSLQKLTDIRANKPGMNLIHYVALQAEKTNPKLLDFPSELTTLENAAKTSVEQLNNELYTLAGRIEKIKKNIDSPNTDVDIKKQMVEFLKISEQEVHILERYMLDLEKTRIKLADFFVEEVKSFKLEECFKILQNFREKFRQAVVDNERRRIQEQQANFRRKQREDQLAMKRRNLTPDLSLGLDSQILDPNLLTGSPALQRRRIGSFTNNNDLASPKDPGPSPEGTLRRRKSRNLNEDESLMDFLRSSGHDNFSRERKTSYGSLDRSWARRARAENGIKKRPDLFHVDFTADRERANSPSSPLQPNPIPIPTIEKDTPAEEVKPRISKEWHEKIQTWLQHNEPDSRKKRLSQRKSYEEDSENERKLDPLPEEKVSQNEVTPRRTPMKWKPSNTIEITDVVGTIEAIQESQPKPREPRITSPDNSPRKSLISTLGQRDPGQKSPPILTSDLRKKDDIDADNIETPPTPRKSLLGTGDNFNDAEFLGTGQFDRFSSARKTRRFKRSNFNMANNAEDVPAAEEVPKTQIYVESSKPVSLEKKQFTLEDKEARLKRWQERLKSLDESETALKNPRRFQIGEKAGEGVRSATKTSTCEFNDEGFEESQSLVSDTLSQGKETSSGNENTDPQVNLREKPSGIISEQSVDGPKRISDLMPKRTYSMRNSPSAPSISATKPVFRRNSLRKNDSKSSVTSLSSRNVERSGSRGSLRSSRSSLNSGVSTSTVKRLPAKPPPSRFSSTPLQEKKPLQSASLRLSGSSSRVPASRSSSSTSSIGSTSLRVKPQTTGYAKNSPSTDNLANGTTFRTLSGSKLPNTQGISVASRRNNFMRPTAASTTKAQTQPPPVGGQSALLRSRLRK